The Apium graveolens cultivar Ventura chromosome 10, ASM990537v1, whole genome shotgun sequence nucleotide sequence ttaatattttcatcaggggaaaatgagtatgttatgactctgtctacggttagacaggcattacagcttcctgaggactgtgtttattctactgttgatgactcagttcttcaaaatatgatggttagtctgggatatgaaggaacattgaccaagcttggacagttgaagagatccttcatacggagggaatggagtttcttctttgattgcattaccaaagctttcgccaacaaatgtacaaattttgatgcaattcccatattcagccaacaaatcgggtatgcacttctaaatcacactgattttgattatgcacgtgcagttttgggttctattggggataggatgacagaagatcgcaatactgtatattttgcaagattttgtcagcttatttataatttttgttgtaattccccccaaaattttggtgatctcattccatctttcagaatagctaagagagcttttactgatttattatcttctgataataaaaaggctgtgttaagacccctcttaatacctttatctgtcaaacaagccttaatcacctatgatcctgttaagtacactgcattttatcctgatgttcaaacatcagaacctggttcatcagcacctaccatctctactcagccacctcaaacctctcaaccatctctcagaacatatctcaagtcctatgtgaaacctacatcttccaagccaaagagaacaaagactgtttctcacacacctcagaagaagaggaggatcaccttgagagatgactcagattctgaggaaccgattctttcttcagaacctgtggtaactgcagctgagaaaaagatttctcagaaggattctgaacttggaggatctaagcttctcatgaggcttagaaaaatgacaattcctgacacttccaaggactctaaattaccaaggacatacaagaaacagagggcaaaaaggccagtttcagatgatgaggaggaagcagctaaggaaggggatcaggaatctctgatctcacaagaaaaagaatttgctccagttacttcttctccatccactccatctcaggaaactgtatctgacaaggctaatttcccatctgtgtctcttggtcatcaaggcacaagtgctgataatgctgatcaacacttagttgtgcctggagtaattttcttagaagctccaacagcaacaaatcttttgccaacaactgttactgatgctattaaaactccggaattatctaagtcaccttctctgaatctagacactgatgatcagactttaggtgagcatcaggatttggctgttgatcagaacttagcatcagatcagcaattagaggatgctgacgcctccattgctactcacactgctattatatcagatgatgctgattctataagttctgatgctgcacatgctggagatactggtgatgctgctccaactgcaaatactgatgcagcaggtccttcaggacacattcctctttcaaagtctgaactagtaaagaagtatgttacagaggaaccaccagtgccttggagtgaaactcctgtaggacaggagtggactaaggaatggaactcagtctcatgtattccatctgcgttacatcttactgagcactttactaaagctgatgaaatgttaaattctgatgatttcaaagctcagcttcgtgtcactgcattgagtactaaaaatctacaaggtcttcattcaactactcatgccgaaatacacaagattcaggagaactttaccaaacaagaacaagtttggaaacttgataagaaaaagttctttcaaccatctatggacaggattgcttatattgagaagactcaagatcgccaacaagcacagattgataaaattctgcaaaatcaagcttctcagcaatcacaactgacagaaatccaatcttcagtggaattgcttatctctcttctacttcctgctgatgccaaaaagggggagaaagtgattaagtccaaatgcaaggatgacaagacactgcaaggaaaggatgatgaaaaagatgaccaaggaaactctgaaatgggtggaggtcatagtcaaagtaaaagattctcatcaagaaatgctgaaattgcaagtcacaggataagttctgatactgggaagagattaagttctgatactggtaaaagaataaattctgatgaacttctagatcttgatgaagaaatgtcaagacagttatttcttcaagaaaatccaggaatggacttggaaagtttaaaggaagaagaagctagacttaaatcagagaaagtcacatctaaatccgaagcttctggtaaaaagtcacttccaaaactgaaaggtattgtgattaaagaaaaggcacaaactgaagcaacatttgctaaatcacaaccaaagatagatccaagatccaagggtaaagaaaaggttggtgaacctgttaaagtctatgtacctcctgaagatgaagaaattactgatgacaaagataatcttgctctgacttcaagaaaagttcttaaaacaacctctgacacagctcaagttgttcagagtcaagaaattaaaagttctgatattcaaaagaagcaagtaacctctgacacagctcaagttaacttgatatcagaaggaagatcaaatacactcctaccaggattcactaaagcaaaacaaactcaacctttgaagactactgcaagtcgttttgaagctagagtagttactggaaaggaagcaagagataaaactggattgggaagtgctgatgaaagaagagtacacaacactaccaatgatccaacttccttgtgtgaaccaggaattggagcaactcctgaaagattgaatcaattggaatctgtacaaatggtttaccatacctacttgaaggaacacatcttgttgtatttcatgacagatggtagggtttatcatataagacaaaatgtcattccattgaagtattttgaagaattggagcatgtattattcttacttcaagtggatgacagattgacagggactgctgcaaattatttgaaagaacagattcagagacagaaaagactttattctgttaagtctgacagcatatatgttccaaagtacagaaatcacaatggtgatattgttgatatgaagcctaatactgcacagatcagaacatatcttggtattaaggggcttgaattcaatctagagtctaacaaagcttatgtcataagactagatcgggagttgagaagagcaaagattaatgatctcagagctgcaatatttcaaactggtgaagatactgcagagcttaaagatgtcaaacggagaatgattgatgaactcagatatgctgagaaatatttgttgaagaattatctcagaacaactcctgacatcagagagatcagaaaatgatgaagccaagtcaaagatctacaactacttaaattctgatgtgtatacagactaaagttgttatcagaagttgaattggtaaaagctttaaggactgtaagttgtagttatcttgtctatttctcatgcatttgtacttaatgtttttgacatcatcaaatatctgttaaacttgtatattttgctaatttacaagttgggggagattgttagatatatttgataatgtcatggctaatatgttttatgtttagatttcagatcttatttgaacagaacaaatcagtacttaactgatcagtacttatactggatgtcagaacttaagggatatcagtacttatgttatcaggagataagcatcaggagatagatatcagaacttaagtgctgaaggacgatcagataaggacagtagctgattaaagttaagaagatcaagataaacataagaagagatatgcatgaagaaggaattccgtaaagaatggaatacttggaaggaaagatatctgattgatatatattaggaagcagaattatattccatatcaattagcgattatcttgtaactgtgtaatatataaacacagacatagggtttacactataagtgttatcattattgagaatattatttactgtaaccctagcagctctcgtgatattttgttcatcactgagagataacagttccagattgtaacagagtttattgtttcaataaagtttgttttctgttacataagttcttgaagtttgatttgattgtaataaacactgtattcaccccctctacagtgaaagtgtgacctaacattgttcatttaaaattttaaatgatattacttcatgataattatattagtagacgtatatgttcataactttttagaacatttaaacttatttaaagtgatagcatCGCATTGTTAGGggaaaaatattattataaaaaaattattaatttattgtgggtaaaaatataatgtctccattatgttggtaccttaaaaaaatattattttagcatggtgattacttaatcgattaactataattctataaaatatatttgaaaaGGACAATATTACCTATTGaatgatatagttttattgataattatatgtgtattttttaaaaataatatttaagttttaattaaaaatttatttttttagttcATATCAATAGAATACGAATTATATTAATTATCAATAAGATATttttgttttagactgaatatttaatatatataattttgttttgttggtcggattgtatttttattttagttttgtattagtgtgaatcaattgtataatgtatttttttattcttatattttatttatccaatttcattagtataattttttagaaggatcgatagtattattattttatcttaacccgaATCACATTATATCTAccaaatcttaataattatatttagtttgcttaaactTAATTTAACCCcaagtaacaaattagaataatatagaacttgataggaattaaaatttaaattgttagAAGAAGtggaatttaatataaattataatgatatataattcgatataaaatataattgaaattggtaaaaaaataaaagaagttgacttcaatatcaattagaattaaaatTGATGGACCTGataattagaattaaaataataaaataaggctaattaagtaatttcagcaagtactcaccgaccaactaccaaacttttaatgtttcgtctattataatatagtatagataagCGTGAGGACTTCTTATTCAAAATTTTGGTCATGTCTCATCAAAATAATTTCAACCGTTGATCTATAAATAGAtgattaaaattatattttatcatAATAATTATATTCTTAATACAATCATATATAGAAAATAATACATTACTCCCCTACTATTCAAACACCAAAATACGATATAATAATATAATAGAAGATAAAATATGATAAATGTAATAATTCAATTCTATATCCGTATAATTTTCAATATTTGCATATTTGTTGCAATAATATTGAAACAAAttatcaaaaattaaaataatattgcAACATCATAAATAACAATATATgcattaaaatttataaaaataagttttggaaAATAAAAAAGTAAATTTTAATAAACCATGAATGGCACAGGCTATAATCTAGTATGTTATAATATCCCGGCCCCATTTGCGTATCTGGTATTGATATATAAAAAATACATATTATCGTTGTGACAAATGGTATTATATATTGCGCGCTTCTAGTATGGAAAGaatactcaaaattcaccatttTCCATTTTCAAGTGCCCAAAATACCGACCGACGggaaaattgcccaaaatagctcACTGAATACGCATGTTACAAATGCGTattctatttttaaaaaaatacaaagaATACGCATGATGGTAATGCGTATTTAGTGGGTATTTTGGGCGGTTTTCCCGCCGGTGGGTATTTTTGGCAAATCTTCCCAAATGATGGTTATTTTGTTTTTTCACCCTATAATATGTGTATCCCATGGCCTAAAATTAGCCACTTTTTTCAAACCGGTTATTTTTGTCATTTTCTCACTAAAAATGGGTTATTTTTGTCACTCAACCTtgataaatataaaaaataaaattataatcaaactaattttgattCGTATTCTATTGAACCGAGTTAAAACTTATTGTTTAAATCAAAAAATAATATGTTTCATAAACACGTATAGCAATAACAATCATACTATATatttcaattaataatattattattttcaaatttaaatacctctaaagaaaatattaaatatattttttttgctAAAAGTATGAAATActtatatgtatatgtatacctattatcaaattatattatataaatttttgaataaataaattcCTCATGTTAAAAAAATTCcaatttaatttatatttaaaaaattataccTAAAAAATCAGTGCAGGTTACTCGTTAGTAAGCTGGTCAGTGGTCAGGAAAATTGTTGGGAAACAACATGAAGTACAAACAATCACTTGAGACCCTTTGGATCAACGGGTGGACAATAAAAGAAAAACTCAAAATTAGTGCACCTCAATCTCAATCTTCATTAACTTTGTTGTTAATCGAAGAAGTGCATGCACAGAAAACAAAACTCGACTAATACTCCTATTAGTAACACATGTCCAGGTGCAGTGACTCATGAGACAATATAATGTGGATTGTCACCCACTTCAGAATCACCAAAAAGTTCTGAGGAAGAGCAGAGAAAATAGAAAATTATTTTTTGAGAAAGCTAGTCAATGGAGGCAACTAGAGAGGATTTGAAGCACAAAAGTAAGCAGATTGTAGAATTGATCAGTGGCATTGCTGACATTTCTAGGAGCGACGACAGGGAGAATGACAAGAAGATTGAGGTTAAGGAGAAGATTCAAACTTACTTGCGACGCGTAGAGGAAGAAACTAAGTTGTTAATGTCTGAGATTACTCAAGTAAGTTTATAAGCATGGCGGAGTCTAATTTTTGCTAGCATTACTATTATCATAGTTGTTATTTCAATCATATAATATTTGTGATAAGATTTTCCGTTGGCACAAGAAGAATCGGACTGAAATTTAGTTACGTCACAAAAGATGTTAATATCTGTCATTATATGAGTGACAATTAACCAACTATTAAAATGTTTTATAGGAGCTTGAAGGTCTTGTAGAACCAATGACCAAGGAGGTTACATCCGTGTGTAACAGGATAGATTGCGTTAATAGCGTGTTAATGTCACTGGCAACGGGCTGCTTCAATACGGTGAAAATTTCCACTTACCTCTGCAGACTTATGCCTTGAGATTTTTTTCTATATCGATCCGTTTCTTAAGATAAATGATTAATTTCTCGATTGCACAGGGGAAGAAATACAAAGAAGCCTTAGAAGCTCTTGAGGCTTTTCTTGAACTGAATGAGGCCTTTTATGAAACTAACAAGGAAAAAGCTGAGTTAGAAACCAAGTTACTGGAGGTAAATTATGTGATTCTTCCCTGTACACAATAAGTTTGAAAGTGAAGTAGACTTAACTTGGCACTCATGCTTTTGTATGTTACAAGTGTTTGTGTTTTGTTTCATGTATACGCACAGATGGTGAGTGGGAGTGTAGTGATGGATGATCAGGCAGATACAACAAAACTAGAAGCTGAAGCGGAAAGGAATGAGATGAATTCGATTTCTTCGAATAATGAAGTTGAGAATGAAAAGGAGATTGAAGCTGCAAAATTGAAAGATAGGTCGAAACTAGATGGACTGAGAAGGTCAAAAAGATTTGTCAAGGAACCAATAATGGAAGATCCTGTCAAGGACACCAAAGCCAAAGGAAAAGGGAAGGGGAAGACACGGGTGTAATCTCCATTTATGAAATGTTGTCTTCGTTTTTAAATGTGTTTCTTTCATGGCTATCAAATTATGTATGGATGCTTGTTAAGTACCTACTATATTACTTCTGGATCTTTCATAATTTCATTGTTCTAGTGTTCTTTCAAATATGCCTGGTCTGCGAATTGGATAGGTTTTTGGCGTTTCTTTTAGTGCTCAGATGACGATAATGCACAGTAGCCGCTGGAAGCTAATGTACAGTATATGTCACCTAGACAGATGAGCAATATGTTGTGTAACCAGACTTCACAAAACTATAATTATATAGTAAAACCTTAAGAAAAATGCTCTGGATTCAACCATAAAACCTGATCCACGAGACTTGAACAAGCAAAACAACATCCGCAGAAAGTAGTATTCCTTCCGTCTATTTGAATTGTTAATATTCGAAATGAAGTattcgacacgcattttaagactTTTATTTAGTATAGttgtttaatttattttgatttttttattttgaataaaagttttaacttttaatatttatttagaaaaaaataatttatataattataataaatagaAGCCTTACAATACGTGTCAAACActtaatttcaaaatttaacaATTCAAAGGAAGGGAGGTACTACCAATTACCTTGAAAAAGTATATTTACAGAACAATTACAATACGCCAATTAAGTGTTTTCCTGGAAACATTGATCAGGGCACATTTTAACGAATGTTGTAATGTGTGTCAACGGTGCATGTATATTTATTTATGTAATGCAGAGTGGCTGAAAAAAACATAAGAATCTGAAACATCAGGTAAAGTCGCACTCCCTAAATATAAGTAAACAATAGAGTAACTTATTCTATAGTAGTAGTCTTCACTCTTCACTGCTTTGCAAATTCATTTTCCTCACCAAAGACTCTTCTTCCAAACAAATGTGATGACCGGATTCTACCGCTCCCTCCCTCCCAAATTAGTGATCATGTTTAATTTTTAAGCGTATTTTAAGATGTACTGActgtatattttaattaattatttttttaattttctttttataaatataaatcaaaactttattcacaaaaaaataaaaaataattaacgGAAATATGCGGTTAAGCACCTTAAATTACGTGTAAAAATCGAATATAATCACTAATTTGGGACAGAGAGAGAACGCAATAAGTTAACTCAATTTCTTCACTTGTTTTAAAAAAACCAAGTATTTTAAAGTGCTCTTCAATAGAAGTACTAATGAAAAACTTATGCATATAAAGAATAAATGAAATTGAGTTGTTTGTATGTTTATATTTGTCAAACATTGGAACATGATATTATGACTAAATTAACTATCTCAGTAGCTCAATGGACAAGTCTTTTGAGGGGTCTATACTCGATATATAAGCATTCCCAATAAGAAAAATAGTAGTACAACACTCACCAAAGAGCTTAAATACAGAGAGAAAAATAGATAGATCATTCTAAAAGCTGATCAATGGCGACATCTAAAGAGGAGTTGAAGGAGGAGAATAAACAAGTTGTACAACTTGTTAGTGACATGGCTAACATTTCTGTAAGTGATGTTAAAGAGAAAGGGGTATTGGCTTTGTCTGCATTACGAAATCGAGAAGAAGAGTTGATCAAAAACAAGATGGAAGTTATGGAAAGAGTGGAAGAGCAGTTGCGATATGTAGAGGAACAAGCTGAGATTTGGAAAGTAAGTTTGATCATGTATTTCCTTTATCTTTTTCTCCCTGATAGCTTTAGCTATATAACACCAACGTAAAACTTTATTACAGTCGACTTagaatttataatatataaaaaattaatgtaagctaaatattgaaaatatcctaatatatacaatataatactaataaatataaatatatattctaacaCCCGGTATTACTTTTTTTTGGCCATATGATATGAGCATACATTACGATTCCCATGCTCATTTCGCCAACTACTTTTAGGAGATTGAAGATGCAGATCAAACGAATGCAGAAGTTGATTTTATTAACGAGGAGTATAAGTTACTGGTACAGAACTGCATCAAGAAGGTTAAGGCATCTTTACTTTATCTCTAGTTTTAATTGTTATGGTGATGCACTCATGTATGTTATAATGTTAACTTCTTTATTTTTTTGGCCCTCCATTCATCTGAATCTCGTATGACATAAGAATGCTATTTTATTAGAAATGCTCTGTTTTTTTTCGATACTACTGTTCTCACATACAAATTTCCATTATACAGGAAAAAGAGTACAATGAAAGCATTGAGGCTCTTGAATCATTTGGGGAATTCATTGTAGCTTATTATGGAGACGAAAAAGCTGAATCTGAACTCGAGCTCCCGGAGGTGATATTTGTGCTTCAAAAACTAATCAAACCCTTGTTTTTTTAGTATGTTACAATTTGTGATGATTGTTTTGTGCATGCCTACACACAGATAACGAGTGGGGGTGTAGTGACTGAAGATGACTCGGAGGAGGACTTGGAAGGTGTGCAAGAGAAAAATGAAGCGATTACCTCaaactatgaagctgaagaaagtGATTTGATTTCAAGTAATGAAGTCGAGGATGATAAACAGATTGAAAATGCGGAGCGTAAAGAATGTTTAAAGATGGATAGGCCACGAAGGTCAAAAAGAATGGTAAAAGATCCATTCTGGATGAAGGATTACATCACGAAAATAGGGAAAAACAAAGGAAAAGACAAAGGAGAAGCAGAAGGAAATAAAGAATAGGCGATAATGGTTTCTAAATGAAAATATTGCAATTTATGTTAATCGCAGTTGAAGGTGAACTTGGGATGTTTTGTTGCGTGAGAATGGTATTACTTTGGTAATCATATGAGCATGGAAATGTGGATCAGAATATATATAGTTGTATCTTTCATTGGAACTTTGTGGTCTTCTAATATGAAAATAGTACTCGACAGATTTCTGCATTGTAAAATTATTCTATCAAATGAGGAGTGCATACTTTAACTGTTCCGAATAGCCTCAAATTTCAGCTAACTATCCTTCTCCACAAGGACACCTAGTTAATGTTTACACTTGTTTTCATTTTATACTTTCTTTCAGCCCAATTGTTCAGGACATCAACTTTACTTGCCACCTATCCTCATCGACAAATTAAAAACGACTAGTATAATATAACAAGTATGACAGGTTGAGTGAATATGCGACATTGATGTAGAATTGAGCCGATTTGTGCATCCTCATTGTTTAACAGCTCAAAGTCTCAAACATCGTCGACACAATAAGCATACAGAACAGAACAATAAGCATGAAGAACAGCATAAAATACAACAATTACTAAAGAGTTTCAAGGCTGAAGGCAGATGAGAGAGAATGTAGGGAGATCCTTCAAAAAAGCTGATCAATGACTAGCCTAAGAGACTTGTTGCAGCAGTAAGGTAGGAAGATAATACGACAACATTTTAGCATCCCAACCAACAACTATGACTAGGAGGAAGAAATGTCGTCTTTGTCTGTAATCTTGACTAAAGAGTGAAAGGATCAGGAACAATCGAATAGAAACTAGGTAGAAGGTTATAGGCTTATTTAGGATGCATAGAGGAATAAAGTAAGAGAGTTTCACTAAGAATCCTACTGTAAATTTAATCTCATGCTCATCTTTTAAGTTCCATAGGAATTTTTTTACATCATCATGCAATGACTTTCAATCACTACTTGTCTACCCATTCACACCAATCTGCATGACCGTTGAGTAAACAAATTAAAGTTTGTGTGCAAGACATgtccataaaatataaatattgttATAAAAATTAACTAGTCTGCtattgtttatttttttttaatcaaataatcgagaattatttgaaaaagataattggaacttattaaaatatttttagaaaatggtaaaattgtatttttttttaaattaaaattacattttcagtaatttttcttaaaattaatccaaatttttcatgttttggttgaatatttaaaaataatttaaaacccGAACCCAAATAGATCCCGGGTAACAACTAACAAGTAGTACTACTAATACTATCACTTTCAATTTTGCCCCCAAATCATCAGAACCCTAATTGCTCCAAAACGAATCAAGAAAATCCCCAAAATTTAAGAATGAGCAACAATGACAATGATG carries:
- the LOC141693593 gene encoding uncharacterized protein LOC141693593; this translates as MEATREDLKHKSKQIVELISGIADISRSDDRENDKKIEVKEKIQTYLRRVEEETKLLMSEITQELEGLVEPMTKEVTSVCNRIDCVNSVLMSLATGCFNTGKKYKEALEALEAFLELNEAFYETNKEKAELETKLLEMVSGSVVMDDQADTTKLEAEAERNEMNSISSNNEVENEKEIEAAKLKDRSKLDGLRRSKRFVKEPIMEDPVKDTKAKGKGKGKTRV